In the Anguilla anguilla isolate fAngAng1 chromosome 7, fAngAng1.pri, whole genome shotgun sequence genome, one interval contains:
- the guca1a gene encoding guanylyl cyclase-activating protein 1: MGNASGCSDNTMQSVEMHIWYKKFMMECPSGQLMLHEFKQFFGLCGLEPDANAYIEEMFYTFDMNKDGYLDFMEYVAALSLVMRGKMEHKLRWYFKLYDVDGNGCIDREELLNIVMAIHVVRGSEKDQDYVEEFTNRVFDRIDINGDGELSLVEFIRGAQEDKDFTEVMMKSLDLSHITRVIQNRRGNTKTPLTHLVHTPGPQCPSCPAQTSLSPTV; this comes from the exons ATGGGAAATGCTAGCGGCTGCTCGGACAACACCATGCAGTCGGTGGAGATGCACATCTGGTACAAGAAGTTCATGATGGAGTGCCCCTCGGGACAGCTGATGCTGCACGAGTTCAAGCAGTTCTTCGGGCTGTGTGGACTGGAGCCCGACGCCAATGCCTACATCGAGGAGATGTTCTACACCTTTGACATGAACAAG GATGGCTACTTAGACTTCATGGAGTACGTAGCGGCCCTCAGCCTGGTCATGCGGGGGAAGATGGAACACAAGCTGCGCTGGTATTTCAAGCTGTATGACGTGGACGGCAACGGCTGCATCGATCGGGAGGAGCTGCTTAACATTGTGATG gcAATCCACGTAGTCCGTGGAAGTGAGAAGGACCAGGATTATGTAGAAGAGTTCACCAACCGAGTATTTGACAGGATCGACATCAACGGAGATG GGGAGCTGTCGCTCGTAGAGTTTATTAGAGGGGCACAAGAAGACAAGGACTTCACGGAGGTGATGATGAAGAGTCTGGATCTCTCGCACATCACACGCGTAATCCAGAACCGCCGGGGCAACACGAAGactccactcacacacctggTCCACACACCTGGACCTCAGTGTCCATCCTGCCCTGCCCAGACGTCATTGAGTCCTACAGTGTGA
- the LOC118231972 gene encoding protein Bouncer-like, whose amino-acid sequence MVQQQEIMFRLTLYRALCVTCPHHCALLCICLLCAPLVSRGLLCNFCPVQPKRQRPNATATTECGPRDRCYSGRAFFGSVHFLSAQGCVSRELCGTVQPVTFMNATYPMNYTCCCRDRCNLWPRQYSTLLGMMPGSQGGVAMNVTVDDITVDDCPEDNRLQEHSNNTGVGPGLKVLSAQLTNAD is encoded by the exons ATGGTGCAGCAACAGGAGATCATGTTCAG ATTGACCCTGTACAGGGCCCTGTGTGTGACCTGCCCCCATCACTGCGCCCTTCTGTGCATTTGCCTCCTGTGCGCTCCTCTGGTCAGCAGGGGCCTGCTGTGCAACTTCTGCCCCGTGCAGCCCAAAAGGCAGAGACCAAACGCCACCGCCACCACGGAGTGCGGGCCTCGGGACCGCTGCTATTCGGGCCGGGCGTTTTTTGGAAGCGTCCACTTCCTGTCGGCCCAAGGGTGCGTGTCGCGGGAGCTGTGCGGCACCGTGCAGCCCGTCACATTCATGAACGCCACCTACCCCATGAACTACACCTGCTGCTGCCGGGACCGGTGCAACCTGTGGCCCAGGCAGTACAGCACCCTGCTTGGAATGATGCCAGGCTCCCAGGGGGGCGTTGCCATGAATGTCACAgtggatgacatcactgtagACGACTGCCCAGAGGACAATCGTTTACAGGAACACTCAAACAACACTGGAGTGGGTCCAGGTTTAAAGGTCCTGTCTGCTCAATTGACCAATGCAGACTGA
- the LOC118231973 gene encoding protein Bouncer-like isoform X1: MYSFSPVRAVCVVLCACLYLPVLHCENLLCYYCPLLSKDRECSFVLAECPPQELCFTASGRYGGRVALSARGCMSQQDCLSEHTVPHKGTNFTMSYSCCDWHYCNSASRGSVYSATVVLATAAAIILPAWLC; the protein is encoded by the exons ATGTACAG TTTCTCTCCcgtcagggctgtgtgtgtggtgctgtgtgcctgcctgtACCTACCAGTGCTGCACTGTGAGAACCTGCTCTGCTactactgccccctgctgtcgaAAGACAGGGAATGCAGCTTCGTCCTTGCCGAGTGCCCGCCACAggagctctgcttcacagcCAGCGGGCGGTACGGGGGCCGGGTTGCCCTCTCCGCGCGGGGCTGCATGTCCCAGCAAGATTGCCTCTCGGAGCACACCGTCCCTCACAAAGGGACCAACTTCACCATGAGCTACAGCTGCTGTGACTGGCACTACTGTAACTCCGCTTCACGCGGCTCAGTCTACTCTGCAACCGTCGTCCTGGCAACGGCTGCAGCGATCATTCTACCTGCCTGGCTATGCTAG
- the LOC118231973 gene encoding protein Bouncer-like isoform X2, with translation MYRAVCVVLCACLYLPVLHCENLLCYYCPLLSKDRECSFVLAECPPQELCFTASGRYGGRVALSARGCMSQQDCLSEHTVPHKGTNFTMSYSCCDWHYCNSASRGSVYSATVVLATAAAIILPAWLC, from the exons ATGTACAG ggctgtgtgtgtggtgctgtgtgcctgcctgtACCTACCAGTGCTGCACTGTGAGAACCTGCTCTGCTactactgccccctgctgtcgaAAGACAGGGAATGCAGCTTCGTCCTTGCCGAGTGCCCGCCACAggagctctgcttcacagcCAGCGGGCGGTACGGGGGCCGGGTTGCCCTCTCCGCGCGGGGCTGCATGTCCCAGCAAGATTGCCTCTCGGAGCACACCGTCCCTCACAAAGGGACCAACTTCACCATGAGCTACAGCTGCTGTGACTGGCACTACTGTAACTCCGCTTCACGCGGCTCAGTCTACTCTGCAACCGTCGTCCTGGCAACGGCTGCAGCGATCATTCTACCTGCCTGGCTATGCTAG